The following are encoded in a window of Brevibacillus ruminantium genomic DNA:
- the ku gene encoding non-homologous end joining protein Ku, which yields MHTVWKGSISFGLVNIPVRMFTATEERDVRFRQLHKECHTPIRYAKMCPHCEKEVNAEDIVRGFEYEKGNYVIITDEDLEAITPETRRAIEIVDFVDLSEIDPIYFDKSYFLSPQETGDKAYTLLREAMKETGKIAVAKVTMRNKESLAVIRLYQHCIMMETIYYPDEVRPVSQVPALPEADITLAENERKMAAELINNLTTTFDPVKYKDEYRSDLQAMIEKKKEGKEVAVAPSAPRANVVDLMQALRESLAATGNQATPARIEPEPTPSPLPGKKQVEPAPAAQQAKTTSTTKKLRRKKAETS from the coding sequence GTGCACACTGTATGGAAAGGATCAATCAGCTTTGGCCTTGTGAATATCCCTGTACGGATGTTTACGGCTACAGAAGAACGGGATGTACGTTTTCGACAGCTTCATAAAGAGTGTCATACCCCGATTCGGTATGCCAAGATGTGCCCCCATTGCGAAAAAGAAGTAAACGCCGAAGACATCGTCCGCGGCTTTGAATACGAGAAAGGAAACTATGTGATAATTACGGATGAAGATCTGGAAGCAATCACACCGGAAACGCGCAGGGCGATTGAAATCGTCGATTTTGTAGACCTTTCCGAAATCGATCCGATTTACTTTGACAAAAGCTATTTCCTCTCCCCGCAGGAGACGGGAGACAAAGCGTATACCCTGCTCCGAGAAGCCATGAAGGAAACCGGCAAAATTGCAGTCGCGAAAGTTACAATGAGAAATAAGGAAAGTCTCGCCGTCATCCGCCTCTATCAGCATTGTATCATGATGGAAACCATCTACTACCCCGATGAGGTACGTCCGGTTTCCCAGGTCCCCGCCCTGCCTGAAGCCGATATCACTTTGGCCGAAAATGAACGCAAGATGGCTGCGGAACTGATCAACAATCTGACCACTACATTTGATCCGGTCAAATACAAAGATGAGTACCGCAGCGACCTGCAAGCAATGATCGAGAAAAAGAAGGAGGGCAAAGAAGTCGCGGTTGCACCTTCTGCTCCTAGGGCCAATGTCGTCGACCTGATGCAGGCGCTGCGAGAGAGCCTGGCCGCCACTGGAAACCAGGCTACCCCTGCGCGAATCGAACCAGAACCGACGCCCTCGCCGCTTCCGGGAAAGAAGCAGGTCGAGCCCGCTCCTGCTGCCCAACAGGCAAAAACGACGTCGACAACCAAAAAACTGCGTCGTAAAAAGGCAGAAACCTCCTAG
- a CDS encoding cation diffusion facilitator family transporter: protein MDVYANLKQGERGVWISIIAYIFCSIVKVAIAWYAGSEALLADGLNNTTDVVASIAVLIGLRIARKPPDKDHPYGHFRAETISALVASFIMFAVGVEVLLRAVPSLFSPESTAPDIVAGWVALGSAALMLLVYRYNIRLAKSVNSQALEAAAMDNRSDAWVSIGTFAGIAGAQFQLHWLDPLAALVVGLIIVKTAWDIFREATHRLTDGFDFDELENLKGTISKIPGVSEIKDIKARYLGSSIIVDATIHVDPELNVLESHVITEQIEQRMSEEHRIKTVHIHIEPDERLAR from the coding sequence TTGGATGTGTATGCAAACCTAAAGCAAGGCGAACGCGGTGTATGGATCAGTATCATCGCCTACATCTTCTGTTCCATCGTAAAAGTAGCTATCGCCTGGTACGCCGGTTCTGAGGCGTTGCTCGCGGATGGTTTAAACAATACAACGGACGTCGTCGCTTCGATAGCAGTGCTCATCGGGCTGCGAATCGCCAGGAAGCCGCCGGACAAAGATCACCCGTACGGCCATTTTCGGGCAGAAACCATTTCCGCACTCGTTGCTTCCTTTATTATGTTTGCTGTGGGAGTGGAGGTACTTTTGCGCGCTGTGCCTTCCCTCTTTTCCCCAGAGTCTACAGCGCCAGACATCGTGGCGGGATGGGTTGCCTTGGGTTCAGCAGCGCTGATGCTGTTGGTCTATCGCTACAATATCCGGCTGGCCAAATCAGTCAACAGTCAAGCATTAGAGGCTGCAGCGATGGATAACCGTTCGGATGCATGGGTAAGCATCGGGACCTTTGCCGGAATAGCCGGGGCCCAGTTCCAGCTCCATTGGTTGGACCCGCTGGCTGCACTGGTAGTGGGCCTGATCATCGTGAAGACGGCATGGGATATATTTCGCGAAGCGACGCATCGATTGACCGATGGATTTGACTTTGACGAGCTGGAAAACTTGAAAGGGACCATCTCAAAAATACCCGGTGTGAGCGAAATCAAAGATATCAAAGCAAGGTATCTGGGAAGCAGCATCATCGTGGACGCTACGATCCACGTCGATCCGGAACTAAATGTGCTGGAGAGTCATGTCATCACCGAACAGATCGAACAGAGAATGAGTGAAGAGCATCGGATCAAGACAGTTCATATTCATATCGAACCGGATGAGCGGTTGGCTCGTTGA
- a CDS encoding spore germination protein translates to MKFTRRTKSEQKLEELNEKSLSELESFFIRPALRENIEIIKSMFQDCSDFVVREFQLQDSVRACAIFVDGLIDTKEVNAALRALMILEGGEEKVEVIESEILPVSQTNKVENYKDLLEAVLSGDTGVLVDGNSTALCLGIRGAEKRSVNEPEGEAVVRGPREGFIENIRTNTSLLRRRLKTPKLKMKSVVVGKESNTNLVVAYLDGIVDPVLKDEVLTKVENIDIDAILESGYVEELIQDNLYSPFPQVQYSERPDTVAAALLEGRVAIFVDGTPMVLIVPVTFWMMLQANEDYYERFQMATLIRWLRYIFLVVSLITPALYVAVTTFHPEMLPTTLLLSIAAAREAIPFPAIVEALIMEISFEALREAGIRLPKTVGQAVSILGALVVGQAAVQAGIVSAPMVIVVSITGIASFTLPHYNASISLRMLRFPLMFAAAFLGIYGILIGFVIIMGHMANLRSFGVPYLSPLAPMSVRDFKDVLIRAPWTDLKERPGFLGSQDELRMSTSTNDRSKS, encoded by the coding sequence ATGAAATTTACGCGAAGAACAAAGTCGGAACAGAAGCTGGAGGAACTAAACGAAAAGAGTTTGTCTGAGCTGGAGTCTTTTTTTATTCGCCCGGCACTGAGAGAGAACATTGAAATCATCAAAAGTATGTTTCAGGACTGCTCAGACTTTGTCGTGCGGGAATTTCAACTGCAGGACAGTGTTCGTGCATGTGCCATTTTTGTTGACGGTCTGATTGACACGAAAGAAGTAAATGCTGCCTTAAGAGCACTGATGATCCTGGAAGGCGGCGAAGAGAAAGTCGAGGTCATCGAAAGTGAGATCCTTCCTGTTTCCCAGACGAATAAAGTAGAGAATTACAAGGATCTGCTCGAGGCCGTCCTCTCCGGCGATACAGGTGTACTGGTCGATGGAAACAGCACGGCGCTCTGTCTCGGAATCCGCGGGGCCGAGAAACGCTCCGTCAATGAGCCCGAAGGAGAGGCAGTCGTCCGGGGCCCGCGAGAGGGCTTTATTGAAAATATCCGGACCAATACGTCTCTCCTGCGCAGAAGGCTGAAAACTCCGAAGTTAAAAATGAAGTCAGTAGTGGTGGGGAAAGAGAGCAATACCAACCTCGTCGTTGCCTATCTGGACGGGATTGTCGATCCGGTTTTAAAAGATGAAGTTCTGACCAAGGTGGAAAATATTGACATCGACGCTATCCTGGAGTCTGGCTACGTCGAAGAGCTGATTCAGGACAACCTGTACTCCCCTTTTCCGCAGGTGCAGTATTCCGAGCGGCCTGATACCGTGGCGGCCGCTTTGCTGGAAGGGCGGGTCGCCATTTTTGTGGACGGCACTCCGATGGTCTTGATCGTCCCTGTTACGTTCTGGATGATGCTGCAAGCCAATGAGGATTATTATGAACGGTTTCAGATGGCCACGCTGATACGCTGGCTGCGCTACATCTTTCTGGTCGTCTCGCTAATCACTCCGGCTCTCTACGTGGCGGTTACCACCTTTCATCCGGAAATGCTGCCGACGACCTTGCTGTTAAGCATAGCGGCGGCTCGTGAAGCCATTCCCTTCCCTGCCATCGTGGAGGCGCTGATCATGGAGATATCCTTCGAGGCGCTGCGTGAGGCGGGAATCCGGTTGCCCAAAACAGTTGGTCAAGCGGTCAGTATTCTGGGAGCGCTGGTGGTCGGTCAGGCTGCCGTTCAAGCAGGGATTGTGTCTGCTCCGATGGTTATCGTGGTTTCCATCACGGGCATCGCCTCTTTTACCTTGCCGCACTACAATGCATCGATCTCCTTGCGCATGCTCCGATTCCCGCTGATGTTTGCCGCTGCATTTCTCGGCATCTACGGCATCCTGATCGGGTTCGTCATTATTATGGGGCATATGGCCAATCTCCGCTCGTTCGGTGTTCCTTATCTTTCGCCATTGGCACCGATGTCTGTTCGCGACTTCAAGGATGTGCTGATTCGCGCTCCCTGGACAGACCTGAAGGAACGCCCTGGCTTTCTAGGCTCGCAGGATGAATTACGTATGAGCACAAGTACAAACGATCGATCCAAATCGTAA
- the lgt gene encoding prolipoprotein diacylglyceryl transferase: MIDSVAFTLGPIQVHWYGIIMGFAFFLGTYLARYNAKRAGIDPDHVLNMVVLIIPAAIICARAYYVIFEWNQYKDDLLSVFYVWHGGLAIHGGLIGGVLAGYYYVRKHKLPFLLLGDAMIPSVILGQAIGRWGNFINQEAHGGPATEEFMMNFPAFIRDQMYINGQYYHPTFLYESMWNLLVFGLLMAMLYRFKRFDGQVLFSYLILYSLGRFFIEGMRTDSLLIGGTLRVAQLVSLSLIAVGVILLLVYARKSKLSSHSQNSVD; this comes from the coding sequence TTGATCGATTCAGTCGCATTTACACTCGGCCCCATCCAGGTGCACTGGTACGGAATTATCATGGGGTTTGCGTTTTTTCTGGGAACCTATCTTGCCCGATATAACGCCAAGCGAGCTGGTATCGACCCTGATCACGTCTTGAATATGGTCGTTCTTATCATCCCCGCTGCGATTATTTGTGCCCGGGCTTACTACGTCATATTTGAGTGGAATCAGTACAAGGACGATCTACTCAGTGTTTTTTACGTGTGGCATGGCGGACTCGCCATCCACGGCGGACTGATTGGCGGTGTCCTGGCAGGTTACTACTATGTTCGAAAACACAAGCTTCCGTTTTTACTTCTGGGAGATGCGATGATTCCGAGCGTCATTTTGGGTCAGGCGATCGGCCGGTGGGGCAACTTTATCAATCAGGAAGCGCACGGCGGACCGGCGACAGAAGAATTCATGATGAATTTTCCCGCCTTTATCCGTGATCAAATGTACATCAATGGTCAGTATTACCACCCCACGTTCTTGTATGAATCCATGTGGAATCTGCTTGTTTTTGGACTGTTGATGGCCATGCTGTACCGTTTCAAACGCTTTGACGGCCAAGTGCTCTTCAGTTACCTGATTCTTTATTCGCTGGGCCGTTTCTTTATTGAAGGAATGCGAACGGACAGTCTCTTAATTGGGGGTACCTTGCGTGTCGCTCAATTGGTGAGCCTCTCACTGATCGCTGTCGGTGTGATTTTGCTCCTCGTCTACGCGAGAAAAAGCAAGCTTTCCAGCCATTCACAAAACTCAGTGGACTAA
- a CDS encoding ATP-dependent DNA ligase, whose product MELKPIIPFEPISTEQYPDGPDWVAQIKWDGVRVLTYFDGSVVRLWNRKMHERTLHYPEITDLTTYCHASSVILDGEVIALGSDGKPSFYEVMRRDGLRRMEKVPQMQKEVPVTYMIFDILYWNGEWITSYPLVERQRILSKIITPNNHVQLVENFDNAEALYQVVQAQGMEGVLMKDLSSSYLINGKDPRWRKKKFYRDIIAVVGGITLRDQIVNALLLGLFDQQGRLWYIGHAGTGRLSKNDWVNLTERIKPLVQKKMPFAQKPPRTADAIWLQPEITAKIKFAEWKEGHFLRQPSIQGFVDTPAHACLLP is encoded by the coding sequence ATGGAGTTAAAACCAATCATACCGTTTGAGCCGATCAGCACGGAGCAATATCCGGATGGACCCGACTGGGTGGCCCAGATCAAATGGGATGGTGTACGTGTCCTCACCTATTTTGATGGCAGCGTGGTTCGTCTATGGAACAGGAAAATGCATGAACGAACTCTCCATTATCCCGAGATCACCGACCTCACTACGTACTGTCATGCCAGTTCCGTCATTTTGGATGGGGAAGTGATTGCTCTTGGGTCAGACGGCAAGCCCTCTTTTTACGAAGTGATGCGAAGAGACGGTCTTAGACGGATGGAAAAGGTTCCGCAGATGCAAAAGGAAGTTCCCGTCACGTATATGATTTTTGATATTCTCTATTGGAATGGCGAATGGATTACATCTTACCCCTTAGTGGAACGGCAGCGCATACTGAGCAAAATCATCACGCCGAATAACCACGTGCAACTGGTCGAGAATTTTGACAACGCTGAAGCTCTGTACCAAGTCGTCCAGGCGCAGGGAATGGAAGGCGTGTTAATGAAAGATCTGTCGAGCAGTTACTTGATTAACGGAAAAGATCCGCGCTGGCGGAAGAAAAAGTTTTATCGGGATATTATTGCGGTCGTTGGCGGGATTACTCTGAGGGATCAGATCGTAAATGCACTGCTCCTGGGGCTTTTCGATCAACAAGGCCGCTTGTGGTATATCGGCCACGCAGGAACGGGAAGGCTTTCAAAAAACGATTGGGTGAACCTGACCGAACGAATCAAACCACTTGTGCAAAAAAAGATGCCCTTTGCTCAAAAGCCGCCACGGACCGCCGATGCGATCTGGCTCCAACCGGAGATTACGGCCAAGATCAAATTTGCTGAATGGAAGGAAGGGCACTTCCTCAGGCAGCCAAGCATCCAAGGCTTTGTTGACACTCCTGCCCACGCTTGCCTTCTGCCATAA
- a CDS encoding Ger(x)C family spore germination protein yields the protein MKKGDRVLPAFLVMTLLSTWLLAGCWDRVEINDRAWVLAFSIDKEADGQYRLSLQLPLVGSLGGPTGGGGGTSGDKSFYVDSAIGPTLREASNILQSRMSRQIYYAHHRVIIIGEDLAKSGLREILDIVARFPENRLTSYVVMAKGKGVDVLKAQPQLERFSAEAMRELVKLRGVTITVKDLAQMLNTPGIDAHLPVVEAVNSQPKGKQKEIQGIGYSVFRDDKMVYFLERNKSNTFRWFQPTFHFYSALIPIRKNKFVNVQVDQGKLSVKPIPKNDHVHFRMQVAARAKLIEDHSGLDWGDRKNIRMLEKKLAEQISGEIRQTLLETVNQHQSDPIGLGLILARNYPRLWKQKYRENWTDHLKNVTYEIHIRTSIQSVGQTTENLTEEEPRR from the coding sequence GTGAAAAAGGGAGACCGTGTACTGCCTGCTTTCCTTGTGATGACGTTGTTAAGTACATGGCTGCTCGCAGGTTGCTGGGATCGCGTTGAAATAAATGACAGGGCTTGGGTACTTGCTTTTTCGATAGATAAAGAGGCGGATGGCCAGTATCGATTGTCTCTTCAGTTGCCGTTGGTCGGTAGCTTGGGGGGACCAACGGGCGGGGGGGGAGGAACCAGTGGTGACAAGAGCTTTTACGTGGACTCAGCCATTGGGCCAACGTTAAGGGAGGCAAGCAACATTCTGCAATCGCGGATGAGCAGACAGATCTACTATGCCCATCACCGGGTCATTATTATTGGAGAAGATTTAGCAAAGTCGGGCTTGCGTGAGATTCTGGATATCGTGGCTCGCTTCCCTGAAAACAGACTGACTTCGTATGTCGTCATGGCGAAAGGAAAAGGCGTGGACGTATTGAAGGCACAGCCACAGCTAGAGCGCTTTTCTGCAGAGGCGATGAGAGAGCTGGTTAAATTGCGCGGGGTAACGATCACCGTCAAAGATTTGGCGCAAATGTTAAACACGCCGGGAATTGATGCCCATCTACCCGTCGTGGAGGCTGTAAATTCCCAGCCGAAGGGAAAACAAAAGGAAATCCAGGGAATTGGATATTCCGTCTTTCGCGATGATAAAATGGTGTACTTTCTAGAGCGGAACAAGTCCAATACCTTTCGCTGGTTTCAGCCTACCTTCCATTTTTATTCTGCGCTTATTCCTATCAGAAAAAATAAGTTTGTTAATGTTCAGGTGGATCAGGGAAAGTTGTCAGTGAAGCCGATCCCCAAAAATGATCATGTCCATTTCCGCATGCAGGTAGCCGCACGGGCGAAACTTATTGAAGATCACAGCGGTCTTGATTGGGGGGACAGAAAAAATATCAGGATGCTGGAAAAAAAGCTGGCAGAGCAGATCTCCGGAGAAATTCGCCAAACCCTGCTGGAGACAGTCAATCAGCATCAGAGCGATCCCATTGGCCTTGGGCTTATTTTAGCTCGGAACTATCCACGGCTTTGGAAACAAAAGTACCGTGAGAACTGGACCGACCACTTAAAAAACGTCACCTATGAAATCCATATTCGAACCAGTATTCAAAGTGTAGGGCAGACCACCGAAAATCTGACCGAGGAGGAGCCAAGGCGATGA
- a CDS encoding DUF47 domain-containing protein, whose protein sequence is MLKSKKHIFFDLFEQQIANVHKGTHLFYEMIGNYQDLETKVKEIKSVEKEGDDIVRRIMNELNSTFITPLEREDIHQLAHTMDSMIDYIDGVADRMYLYQVRQPDPRVLAQANILVKCSAKLIELIRTLRKLDHHVVAKYAAEIKELEHESDSNYRKMVSDLLNAPDADPIEAIKLKEIYDKLEDCADFAEDVSNLVEGIVLKNA, encoded by the coding sequence ATGTTAAAAAGCAAAAAGCATATCTTCTTTGACTTGTTTGAACAGCAGATTGCCAATGTCCACAAAGGAACGCATTTATTTTATGAGATGATCGGCAATTATCAGGACCTGGAAACAAAAGTGAAAGAGATCAAATCTGTGGAGAAAGAAGGGGACGATATTGTTCGCCGCATAATGAACGAATTGAACTCTACTTTCATCACTCCGCTTGAGAGAGAAGACATCCACCAGTTGGCTCATACCATGGACTCCATGATTGACTATATTGACGGGGTAGCAGACCGGATGTATTTGTACCAGGTTCGTCAGCCTGATCCGCGTGTGCTTGCGCAAGCGAATATTCTGGTGAAATGTTCGGCAAAATTGATCGAATTGATTCGCACCTTGCGCAAACTGGATCACCATGTTGTGGCCAAATACGCTGCAGAGATCAAAGAGCTGGAGCATGAATCCGACTCCAACTACCGGAAAATGGTATCTGATCTCTTGAATGCACCTGACGCCGATCCGATTGAAGCGATCAAGCTGAAGGAAATCTACGACAAGCTGGAAGACTGTGCTGACTTTGCCGAAGACGTATCCAACCTCGTAGAAGGGATCGTGCTGAAGAATGCCTAG
- the ligD gene encoding non-homologous end-joining DNA ligase — protein MPTLATDLTVTVEGKELTITNPSKMLWPEANVTKWDYIRYLLDVATPFLAYTKDRLLTVIRYPHGIGDKHFYQKNLPDYAPDWIASKRWENTVFPLCNDVATMVWMANQAALEWHVSFHLAQDETPTELVFDLDPSTPDFEPVVETALLLKELLDELQLPVVPKTSGATGLQLYIPIEKRYTFEETRSVGHFLATYLAEKRPDLITLERLVKNRGTKLYIDYLQPWRGKTLTAPYSTRARKEATVSAPLLWEELPHIHPTDFTVHTLPSRLKQKGDLFQAVHDPNRRASLDSILLFLQKKK, from the coding sequence TTGCCTACCTTAGCGACCGATCTCACCGTGACTGTCGAAGGCAAAGAACTCACCATCACTAACCCATCCAAAATGCTGTGGCCCGAGGCAAATGTGACAAAGTGGGATTATATTCGGTATTTGCTGGATGTGGCCACTCCTTTTCTGGCTTATACAAAGGATCGCTTGTTAACGGTGATTCGCTACCCGCACGGCATTGGCGACAAACATTTCTATCAAAAAAATCTACCGGATTATGCACCGGACTGGATTGCATCCAAGCGCTGGGAAAATACAGTATTTCCGCTTTGCAACGACGTGGCAACAATGGTCTGGATGGCCAATCAGGCGGCCCTGGAGTGGCATGTCTCCTTTCATTTGGCCCAGGATGAAACACCGACGGAGCTGGTTTTTGATCTGGACCCGTCTACCCCTGACTTCGAGCCTGTAGTGGAGACCGCTCTGCTATTAAAGGAGCTGCTTGACGAGTTGCAATTGCCTGTTGTCCCGAAAACCTCGGGTGCAACCGGTCTGCAGCTGTACATACCGATCGAGAAGCGGTATACCTTTGAAGAGACCCGTTCCGTGGGACATTTTCTCGCTACCTATTTGGCCGAAAAGCGCCCTGACCTGATTACATTGGAGCGCCTGGTCAAGAACAGAGGAACCAAGCTCTACATCGATTATCTACAGCCCTGGCGGGGGAAAACACTAACTGCCCCCTACTCCACACGAGCGCGGAAAGAAGCAACCGTTTCCGCACCGCTGCTCTGGGAGGAACTACCGCATATTCATCCCACTGACTTTACGGTTCATACGCTTCCATCCAGGTTGAAGCAAAAGGGGGATCTCTTTCAAGCGGTACATGATCCGAACCGACGCGCTTCCCTTGATTCTATCCTCTTATTCCTGCAGAAAAAGAAGTAA
- a CDS encoding inorganic phosphate transporter, giving the protein MPSFSPDLVIMILVVILALSFDFINGFHDTANAIATSVSTRALSPRTAILIASILNLIGALTYTGVAKTIGGSIADPFKLENGLVVVLAALTSAILWNLITWWFGIPSSSSHALIGGIAGAVVGAAGVGSINMAGFLSIVQALIFSPLIAFVVGFTVIKIVSSIVANMAYHPTNKGFRMLQVVAASWQSFSHGANDAQKTMGIITFALISGGFMQTENGDFSIPLWVKFSAALAMALGTSFGGWRIIKTMGGKIMKIKPISGFSADLSSAMIITIFTALKLPVSTTHVITSSILGVGASTKFSAVKWGLAGRILVTWVITLPATGLLAAACYVVYDVFL; this is encoded by the coding sequence ATGCCTAGTTTTTCCCCGGATTTGGTTATTATGATCCTGGTCGTGATCTTGGCGCTCAGTTTTGACTTTATCAACGGGTTCCATGACACTGCAAATGCGATCGCGACCTCTGTATCTACACGCGCACTGAGTCCGCGTACGGCTATTCTTATTGCCTCCATCCTGAACCTCATCGGTGCGCTCACCTATACGGGAGTAGCAAAAACAATCGGGGGGTCGATTGCTGACCCGTTCAAGCTGGAAAACGGACTGGTCGTTGTTTTGGCTGCCTTGACATCCGCGATTCTCTGGAATCTGATTACCTGGTGGTTTGGTATTCCCAGCTCCTCCTCCCATGCGTTGATTGGCGGTATCGCAGGGGCAGTTGTGGGTGCCGCGGGAGTCGGTTCCATCAATATGGCTGGTTTTTTAAGCATTGTACAAGCCTTGATCTTCTCACCTTTGATCGCGTTTGTCGTCGGTTTTACTGTGATCAAGATTGTCTCTTCCATTGTAGCCAATATGGCATATCATCCGACGAACAAAGGGTTTCGCATGCTGCAAGTGGTAGCTGCCTCCTGGCAATCCTTTAGCCACGGTGCCAACGATGCGCAGAAGACCATGGGGATCATCACGTTCGCCTTGATTTCCGGGGGCTTCATGCAGACAGAAAACGGTGATTTTTCGATTCCACTCTGGGTAAAATTTTCGGCCGCTCTGGCGATGGCGCTGGGTACCTCTTTTGGAGGCTGGCGGATTATCAAGACCATGGGTGGAAAAATCATGAAAATCAAACCGATTAGCGGTTTTTCAGCAGACCTTTCATCCGCTATGATTATTACGATTTTTACCGCTTTAAAATTACCGGTCAGTACGACACACGTCATTACTTCTTCGATTCTGGGGGTAGGTGCATCCACCAAGTTCTCAGCCGTAAAATGGGGGCTGGCTGGTCGGATTCTGGTCACCTGGGTTATTACCTTGCCAGCCACAGGGCTGCTAGCCGCCGCGTGTTACGTGGTGTATGACGTGTTCTTATAA
- a CDS encoding GerAB/ArcD/ProY family transporter → MRTKQVINHRQIAWITGGILMTGSLVSLPQQLAAIAKNDAWFSQFFPALYVILVAYVFERLIRAFPGKNLFEILNEIAGRFFGTILNSALLLYFLSILMRDVKGVGHFLKLSILRSTPIEIVLLVFVLTLIFFGRTSLEVPTRVNEMYLPLFFSFSMIMYFILANEYNVARIEPILDSKITALILSNWMATGMYGDIFVWGSFLHAVSQSRVFFSAVKHGAVMAGFSIMVIIIIQLGVLGYIITSRLNYPVYVLVQQIHLTDFLERVEVILFSIWFPAFTIKVVITYLALLVGLSSMLGNENYKSLNIPFGWFVLVLSLHTFPHINDINNFIGFLLPLIVPLLQWPLLLFLFFHAYKRMKNRAGSDEAQHPLIKRYRLYSKMGWYAFALCGVAVIIGALLEPFQGMLGLVSGSVYFFFYLGALIFSYLELQSLNHIMTIAKSIAKRA, encoded by the coding sequence ATGCGGACGAAACAGGTAATCAACCACCGCCAGATTGCCTGGATCACTGGCGGTATTTTAATGACAGGCTCTCTTGTCAGTCTGCCGCAGCAACTGGCAGCAATCGCGAAGAACGACGCTTGGTTTTCTCAATTCTTTCCTGCTTTGTATGTCATACTGGTCGCTTATGTATTTGAACGGTTGATCCGGGCGTTTCCGGGGAAAAACCTGTTCGAGATTCTGAATGAAATTGCTGGCCGCTTTTTCGGAACCATTTTGAACAGTGCACTTCTGCTCTATTTCTTGAGTATTCTCATGAGGGACGTAAAAGGGGTTGGTCATTTTCTGAAGCTGAGTATTCTGAGGTCAACTCCGATAGAAATCGTCCTGCTCGTCTTCGTCTTGACGCTGATTTTCTTCGGTCGGACCAGTCTCGAAGTACCTACGCGTGTGAATGAAATGTATTTGCCCCTTTTTTTTTCCTTCTCGATGATCATGTATTTTATCTTGGCGAACGAGTACAACGTGGCACGGATTGAACCGATTTTAGACAGCAAGATTACCGCCTTGATTCTGAGCAACTGGATGGCCACAGGCATGTACGGAGATATTTTTGTGTGGGGCTCCTTTCTGCATGCGGTCTCTCAATCCCGGGTGTTTTTTTCAGCAGTAAAGCACGGAGCGGTGATGGCGGGTTTTTCCATCATGGTGATTATCATTATTCAACTGGGGGTCTTGGGATACATCATCACAAGTCGCTTGAATTACCCGGTCTACGTGCTCGTCCAGCAGATTCATTTGACTGATTTTCTGGAACGGGTAGAGGTGATCCTGTTCAGTATCTGGTTTCCTGCTTTTACGATTAAAGTCGTCATTACCTATTTGGCACTGCTAGTTGGATTGAGCTCGATGCTGGGAAATGAGAATTACAAATCGCTCAATATCCCCTTCGGCTGGTTCGTTCTGGTCTTGTCCTTGCATACGTTTCCGCACATCAACGATATCAACAACTTTATCGGTTTTTTACTGCCATTGATCGTTCCGCTGCTGCAGTGGCCGCTTTTGTTGTTTCTGTTTTTTCACGCATATAAACGTATGAAAAATCGGGCCGGTTCGGATGAAGCACAGCATCCCCTCATCAAACGTTATCGGTTATACAGCAAAATGGGCTGGTACGCCTTTGCCCTCTGTGGGGTAGCTGTTATAATAGGGGCGCTCCTCGAGCCCTTTCAAGGGATGCTGGGGCTGGTGAGTGGCAGCGTCTATTTCTTTTTTTACCTTGGTGCTCTGATCTTTTCCTATCTCGAGTTGCAATCGCTTAATCACATCATGACGATCGCCAAATCCATCGCAAAAAGGGCATGA